Proteins encoded within one genomic window of Formosa agariphila KMM 3901:
- a CDS encoding NADH:ubiquinone reductase (Na(+)-transporting) subunit B, with translation MSLKSNLHNLKEKYKGTKMAPAFNALHTFLYLPNETTHNGTHIKAADDLKRTMNTVIMAMVPCLIFGMFNAGYQHFLASGAPVEFLSWDAFYIGLIKILPLIVVSYGVGLGIEFIFATINNHEVEEGYLVTGMLVPLIVPIDIPLWMLAVAVVFGVVIGKEVFGGTGMNILNPALTIRAFLFFAYPTWMSGDKVWVHGAVERTNEIAAGANVDAISGETILGSLAQGHEIHHSIADMFFGFIPGSVGETSTFLILLGGLFLIFTKIGSWRIMLSAVIGALVMGLIFNGVVSSGWITETSKFYTLMSTEFWHHLIIGGFAFGVVFMATDPVTASQTNKGKWIYGFLIGFLSIMIRVFNPAYPEGVMLAILLMNVFAPTIDHYIIQGNVKKRMKRLKVKTA, from the coding sequence ATGAGTTTAAAAAGTAATTTACATAATTTAAAAGAGAAGTATAAAGGTACCAAGATGGCACCGGCGTTTAATGCTTTGCATACGTTTTTATACTTGCCAAATGAGACGACCCATAATGGTACTCATATTAAAGCAGCCGACGATTTAAAGCGTACTATGAACACGGTTATTATGGCTATGGTGCCATGTTTAATCTTTGGTATGTTTAACGCTGGTTATCAGCATTTCTTAGCTTCGGGCGCTCCTGTAGAGTTTTTATCTTGGGATGCATTCTACATTGGTTTAATTAAAATTTTACCATTAATCGTGGTGTCTTACGGAGTTGGTTTAGGTATAGAATTTATTTTCGCTACCATCAATAATCACGAAGTAGAAGAAGGGTATCTAGTTACAGGTATGTTAGTGCCTTTAATTGTGCCAATAGATATTCCATTATGGATGTTAGCTGTAGCAGTAGTCTTTGGAGTTGTTATAGGTAAAGAAGTCTTTGGAGGAACAGGAATGAATATTCTTAATCCTGCATTAACTATACGTGCATTTTTATTCTTCGCATATCCTACTTGGATGTCTGGAGATAAAGTATGGGTTCACGGTGCTGTAGAACGTACAAATGAAATTGCTGCTGGTGCAAATGTCGATGCCATTTCTGGAGAGACTATTCTAGGTAGCTTAGCTCAAGGCCATGAAATACATCATTCTATTGCAGATATGTTTTTCGGATTTATTCCGGGTTCAGTAGGAGAAACATCAACATTCTTAATCCTTTTAGGAGGATTGTTCTTAATCTTTACAAAGATTGGAAGCTGGAGAATTATGTTATCTGCTGTAATAGGAGCACTAGTTATGGGGTTAATTTTTAATGGTGTTGTATCATCAGGATGGATTACAGAAACTAGTAAGTTTTATACATTAATGAGTACAGAATTCTGGCATCACTTAATTATTGGTGGATTTGCTTTTGGAGTTGTTTTTATGGCAACAGATCCGGTAACAGCATCTCAGACTAATAAAGGAAAATGGATTTACGGGTTCTTAATCGGGTTCTTATCAATTATGATTAGAGTCTTTAACCCTGCATATCCAGAAGGTGTAATGCTTGCAATCTTATTAATGAATGTATTTGCTCCAACTATCGATCACTATATCATTCAAGGGAATGTAAAGAAAAGAATGAAACGTTTAAAAGTAAAAACGGCTTAA
- a CDS encoding Na(+)-translocating NADH-quinone reductase subunit C gives MENRTDKNSYTIIFAIVMVFVVGALLAFTASSLKPRITENQRIEKQQNILYAMGVNDNTEGSAVFVSTTDAPDLFEKYITKQIVIQGGQTLEDSEAYLMDIKKEKAASKGDASQRRLPLFIGEKDGETFYVIPIYGKGLWDAIWGYVSVDKDMVVQGAYFDHKGETPGLGANIKERFFMDDFIGEHLLDDAGNFKGITVSKSNADPKNEDKTDNEVDAIAGATITGDGVTAMIKSDLKLYKPYFDNLKNN, from the coding sequence ATGGAAAATAGAACAGATAAAAATTCATATACTATAATATTTGCTATAGTAATGGTTTTTGTAGTAGGTGCTTTATTAGCCTTTACGGCTTCATCATTAAAGCCAAGAATTACTGAAAATCAGCGTATCGAAAAGCAGCAAAATATTTTGTATGCTATGGGTGTAAATGATAATACAGAAGGAAGTGCAGTTTTTGTTTCTACAACAGATGCTCCAGACTTATTTGAAAAATACATCACAAAACAAATTGTTATTCAAGGCGGACAAACTTTAGAAGATTCTGAAGCCTATTTAATGGATATTAAAAAGGAAAAAGCAGCGTCTAAAGGCGATGCTTCTCAAAGACGTTTACCTTTATTTATTGGAGAAAAAGATGGTGAAACATTTTATGTGATTCCAATTTATGGTAAAGGGTTATGGGATGCCATTTGGGGATACGTATCAGTAGATAAAGATATGGTTGTTCAAGGTGCTTATTTTGATCATAAAGGGGAAACTCCTGGTTTAGGTGCTAACATTAAAGAGCGTTTCTTTATGGACGACTTTATAGGAGAGCATTTATTAGATGATGCTGGTAACTTTAAAGGTATTACAGTCTCTAAAAGTAACGCAGATCCAAAAAACGAAGATAAAACAGATAATGAGGTTGATGCCATTGCAGGTGCTACTATTACAGGTGATGGTGTTACTGCAATGATTAAAAGTGATTTAAAACTTTACAAGCCTTATTTCGATAACTTAAAAAATAATTAA
- a CDS encoding NADH:ubiquinone reductase (Na(+)-transporting) subunit D has product MALLSKKDTKLITDPLADNNPITIQVLGICSALAITAQLKASIVMAVSVMAVLGIGNVVISLMRNIIPSKIRIIVQLVVVAALVIIVDQVLKAFSYELSKTLSVFVGLIITNCIIMGRFEAFALANGPWRSFLDGIGNAAGYGLILIIVGFFRELLGSGTLLGFKVLGDPIEKTGLYAIGYENNGFMLLSPMALIVVGIIIWVQRSRNKALVEDH; this is encoded by the coding sequence ATGGCACTTTTATCAAAAAAAGACACAAAATTAATCACCGATCCGTTAGCGGATAATAACCCAATTACTATTCAGGTATTAGGGATATGTTCTGCATTAGCAATTACAGCGCAATTAAAAGCGTCTATTGTAATGGCTGTATCGGTAATGGCAGTGCTAGGAATAGGGAACGTTGTTATTTCTTTAATGAGAAATATAATTCCTTCTAAAATTAGAATTATTGTGCAGTTAGTAGTTGTAGCTGCTTTAGTAATTATAGTAGATCAAGTATTAAAAGCCTTCTCTTACGAGTTAAGTAAAACACTTTCTGTATTCGTAGGTTTAATTATTACCAACTGTATTATTATGGGACGTTTTGAAGCTTTCGCTTTAGCTAACGGACCTTGGAGATCGTTCTTAGATGGTATTGGTAATGCTGCTGGATATGGTTTAATTCTTATTATTGTTGGATTCTTTAGAGAATTATTAGGTTCTGGTACGTTATTAGGATTTAAAGTTTTAGGAGATCCAATCGAAAAGACTGGATTATATGCTATAGGATACGAAAACAACGGATTTATGTTGTTATCGCCAATGGCCTTAATTGTTGTTGGAATTATCATATGGGTACAACGTAGTAGAAATAAAGCATTAGTAGAAGATCATTAA
- the nqrE gene encoding NADH:ubiquinone reductase (Na(+)-transporting) subunit E, producing MEHIELFFKSIFIDNMVFATFLGMCSYLAVSKKVSTAVGLGAAVIFVLAITVPLNWLLDQYILQPGALKWLGAEYADYDLSFLSFILFIATIATMVQLVEIIVEKFSPSLYNSLGIFLPLIAVNCAILGGSLFMQSREIPTLGLATTYGVGSGIGWFLAILAIAAIREKIRYSNVPPALRGLGITFIITGLMAIGFMSFGGMLTGGDEEGAKEEQTVKVETPEADNVKELANNTKEIN from the coding sequence ATGGAACATATAGAATTATTTTTCAAATCAATATTTATAGATAACATGGTATTTGCAACATTCTTAGGAATGTGTTCTTACTTGGCTGTATCTAAAAAAGTAAGTACAGCTGTAGGTTTAGGTGCCGCGGTTATATTTGTACTTGCTATTACTGTACCTTTAAACTGGTTATTAGATCAGTATATTCTTCAGCCTGGAGCCTTAAAATGGTTAGGTGCAGAATATGCAGATTACGATTTAAGTTTCTTATCGTTTATTTTATTCATTGCTACCATTGCAACAATGGTTCAATTAGTAGAAATAATAGTAGAGAAGTTTTCACCATCATTATATAACTCTTTAGGTATTTTCTTACCACTTATCGCAGTAAACTGTGCTATATTAGGAGGTTCTTTATTTATGCAATCTCGTGAAATTCCTACTTTAGGATTAGCAACAACTTATGGTGTAGGTTCAGGAATTGGATGGTTTTTAGCGATTTTAGCTATTGCAGCTATTCGTGAAAAAATTAGATATTCTAATGTACCACCTGCATTAAGAGGATTAGGAATTACGTTTATTATTACAGGTTTAATGGCTATCGGATTTATGAGTTTTGGTGGTATGTTAACTGGTGGTGATGAAGAAGGAGCTAAAGAAGAGCAAACCGTAAAAGTTGAAACTCCTGAAGCAGACAACGTAAAAGAGTTAGCCAATAATACAAAAGAAATCAACTAA
- the nqrF gene encoding NADH:ubiquinone reductase (Na(+)-transporting) subunit F has translation MTILAASTTGTIIATVVAFLIITLVLVSLLLFVKQKLSPSGPVKIKINGEREIEVGSGGSLLSTLGAQKIFLPSACGGGGTCIQCECHVLSGGGEALPTETPHFTRKELAHGARLSCQVKVKQDMEITIPEEVFGIKKWEATVVSNYNVATFIKEFVVEIPEDMDYKAGGYIQIEIPECEIKYSDMDISAHPQDHPGEPDKFEADWDKFGLRPLVMKNTELVERAYSMASYPAEGRKIMLNVRVATPPFDRAKNGWMDVNPGVASSYIFNQKIGDKVTISGPYGEFFINESEAEMLYVGGGAGMAPMRSHIYHLFRTLKTGRKVTYWYGGRSKAELFYIHYFRALEQDFPNFKFFIALSDPTEADNWKVKSDIDDPNGDGFTGFIHQVVIDQYLSKHEAPEDLELYFCGPPLMNKAVQKMGEDFGLDDENIRFDDFGG, from the coding sequence ATGACGATTTTAGCAGCAAGTACAACAGGAACAATAATTGCAACGGTAGTAGCTTTTTTAATTATTACTTTAGTTTTAGTAAGTTTATTATTGTTCGTGAAACAAAAATTATCGCCATCTGGTCCAGTAAAGATCAAAATTAATGGTGAACGTGAAATAGAAGTAGGATCTGGAGGTAGTTTATTATCTACGTTAGGTGCTCAAAAAATATTCTTACCATCGGCTTGTGGTGGCGGAGGAACTTGTATTCAATGTGAGTGTCACGTGCTTTCTGGTGGAGGTGAAGCTTTACCTACAGAAACACCTCACTTTACAAGAAAAGAACTTGCACATGGTGCTCGTTTATCTTGTCAAGTTAAAGTGAAACAAGACATGGAAATTACAATTCCTGAAGAAGTTTTCGGAATTAAAAAATGGGAAGCAACTGTAGTGTCTAACTATAACGTTGCCACATTTATTAAAGAATTTGTAGTTGAAATTCCAGAGGATATGGATTACAAAGCTGGAGGATATATTCAAATTGAAATTCCTGAGTGCGAAATTAAATATTCAGATATGGATATTTCTGCTCACCCTCAAGATCACCCAGGTGAGCCAGATAAGTTCGAGGCAGATTGGGATAAGTTTGGTTTAAGACCTTTGGTTATGAAAAACACCGAACTTGTAGAAAGAGCTTACTCTATGGCTTCTTATCCTGCAGAAGGACGTAAAATTATGCTTAACGTGCGTGTAGCAACACCACCTTTCGACCGTGCTAAAAATGGTTGGATGGATGTTAATCCAGGTGTAGCATCTTCTTATATTTTCAATCAGAAAATAGGAGATAAAGTAACAATATCTGGACCTTACGGTGAATTCTTTATCAACGAATCTGAAGCAGAAATGCTATACGTAGGTGGAGGAGCAGGTATGGCACCAATGCGTTCTCATATTTATCACTTATTCAGAACTTTAAAAACAGGAAGAAAAGTAACATATTGGTACGGTGGACGTTCTAAAGCAGAATTATTCTACATCCATTACTTTAGAGCCTTAGAACAAGATTTCCCGAACTTCAAGTTCTTTATCGCTTTATCTGATCCTACAGAGGCTGATAACTGGAAAGTGAAATCAGATATCGATGATCCAAACGGAGATGGATTTACTGGATTTATTCACCAAGTGGTAATTGATCAGTATTTATCTAAACATGAAGCTCCAGAAGACTTAGAATTATATTTCTGTGGTCCTCCATTAATGAACAAAGCCGTTCAGAAAATGGGTGAAGATTTTGGTCTTGATGACGAGAATATTAGATTTGATGACTTTGGAGGTTAA
- a CDS encoding FAD:protein FMN transferase: MKQLPLYILLILFLTSCHQTKEHVRVSGAVFGTSYSVQYFSKENINYKAQFDSLFNVLNQSMSTYIEDSDISKLNRNELTFIDDHFAYVFDASKEIYKETDGAFDPTIGVLVNAWNFGPAKEIIGLDSLKIDSLLLSVGLDKVHRKHHDIIKDNPNTFIDFNAIAKGYCVDVIGRFLESKNISNYLVEIGGEIRAVGMNMEKNSPWKVGVEMPHFDGTQSLLKAIELKGQSMATSGTYRKFKVDNEGNKYSHIIDAHTGFPSKTNLLSISVIASNCMTADAYATAFKTMGIEHVKSFLSTHPELSVFLIFENDKQELETLALNGFPE; the protein is encoded by the coding sequence ATGAAACAATTGCCCCTTTATATCCTACTTATTTTATTTTTAACATCATGTCATCAGACTAAAGAGCACGTTAGAGTCTCCGGAGCTGTATTTGGTACTTCTTATTCTGTTCAATATTTCTCTAAGGAAAATATTAACTATAAAGCACAATTTGATAGTTTGTTTAATGTGCTTAATCAATCTATGTCAACTTATATAGAAGATTCTGATATTTCAAAATTGAATAGAAATGAGCTGACATTTATAGATGATCATTTTGCCTATGTTTTTGATGCCTCAAAAGAGATTTATAAGGAAACAGATGGCGCTTTCGACCCTACTATTGGTGTTTTAGTTAACGCATGGAACTTTGGTCCAGCAAAAGAAATTATTGGTTTAGATAGCCTTAAAATAGATAGTTTATTACTTAGTGTTGGTTTAGATAAAGTACATAGAAAACATCACGACATTATAAAAGATAATCCTAATACTTTTATAGATTTTAATGCCATTGCAAAAGGGTATTGTGTAGATGTTATTGGACGTTTTTTAGAATCTAAAAATATTTCAAATTACCTAGTAGAAATTGGTGGTGAAATTCGTGCAGTTGGGATGAATATGGAAAAAAATAGTCCATGGAAAGTTGGCGTAGAAATGCCTCATTTTGATGGTACACAATCTTTATTAAAAGCGATTGAATTAAAAGGTCAATCTATGGCCACTTCTGGAACGTATAGAAAATTTAAAGTGGATAACGAAGGCAACAAATATTCTCATATTATTGATGCGCACACGGGGTTTCCAAGTAAAACAAATTTGTTGAGTATTTCTGTTATTGCAAGTAACTGTATGACTGCAGATGCATACGCCACAGCTTTTAAAACTATGGGCATAGAACATGTAAAATCTTTTTTATCTACACATCCAGAGTTAAGTGTGTTTCTTATTTTTGAAAACGACAAACAGGAATTAGAAACTTTAGCGTTAAACGGATTTCCTGAATAA
- a CDS encoding DUF423 domain-containing protein has product MTPQISIATGALFGMLAVIFGAFGAHFLKKTLNTNQLQSFETGVKYQMYHAIVLLVIGLSNNAMIPTTVYWCFTLGIILFSFSIYGLVFSDSKGKKLKFLGPITPVGGLLLVVGWGLLLVYAI; this is encoded by the coding sequence ATGACTCCACAAATTAGTATTGCAACCGGTGCATTATTTGGTATGCTAGCAGTTATTTTTGGTGCCTTTGGTGCACATTTCTTAAAAAAAACGCTAAACACAAATCAGTTGCAAAGTTTCGAAACTGGTGTCAAATATCAGATGTATCACGCCATTGTATTACTTGTAATAGGATTAAGTAACAATGCTATGATTCCTACCACAGTATATTGGTGTTTCACCTTAGGTATAATTTTATTTTCATTTAGTATCTATGGCTTAGTGTTTTCAGATTCTAAAGGAAAAAAACTAAAATTTCTTGGCCCAATCACGCCTGTAGGCGGTTTACTTTTAGTTGTTGGTTGGGGATTATTGTTAGTCTATGCTATATAA
- a CDS encoding class I SAM-dependent methyltransferase: protein MKKAFKFVLNTIPRPLLIRLSYLARPIIEAALKGTTYTDPIDGKSFKSFLPYGYGTQRNNVLSPSTLSLERHRLLWLFLKNETDFFIASKKVLHFAPEQAFYKRFRALKNIEYTTTDLLSPLADVKADICNLPFDDESFDVILCNHVLEHIPDDTKAMQELYRILKPGGMGILQIPQDLSRAHTFEDDSITDKKERAKIFGQYDHVRVYGRDYFNKLRTIGFKVEEVDYTKTLTDSEITTFCLAKGEIIPVVYK from the coding sequence ATGAAAAAAGCTTTTAAGTTCGTTTTAAACACGATTCCTAGACCTTTACTTATTCGGTTAAGCTACTTGGCTCGTCCAATTATAGAAGCTGCTTTAAAAGGCACTACATATACCGATCCCATAGATGGAAAAAGTTTTAAATCGTTTTTACCTTACGGATATGGTACACAACGTAACAATGTGTTATCACCTTCTACCCTATCTCTAGAACGCCACCGACTTTTATGGTTATTTCTTAAGAATGAAACGGACTTTTTTATAGCATCAAAAAAAGTGCTACATTTTGCTCCAGAACAGGCGTTTTATAAGCGATTTAGAGCACTTAAAAATATTGAATATACTACAACAGATTTGCTATCACCCTTAGCAGATGTTAAAGCAGACATCTGCAATTTACCATTTGACGATGAAAGTTTCGATGTTATATTATGTAATCATGTTTTAGAGCATATTCCTGACGACACAAAAGCTATGCAAGAGTTGTATCGGATTTTAAAACCTGGTGGCATGGGAATTTTACAAATTCCACAAGACCTCTCTAGAGCACATACTTTTGAAGATGATTCAATAACTGATAAAAAAGAACGTGCTAAAATTTTCGGACAATATGATCACGTCCGTGTTTATGGTCGCGATTATTTTAATAAGCTTCGAACAATTGGATTTAAAGTTGAAGAAGTAGATTATACTAAAACACTAACAGATTCAGAAATTACGACGTTCTGTTTAGCTAAAGGTGAAATAATCCCTGTCGTTTACAAATAA
- the map gene encoding type I methionyl aminopeptidase, with product MIIVKTREEIELMRESALIVSKTLGELAKAVKPGVTTLELDKLAETFIRDHGAYPGFLGMYDFPNSLCMSPNNQVVHGIPNNEPLKEGDIISIDCGALKNDFYGDHAYTFAVGEIAPETQKLLDVTRESIYVGLRELKVGNRVGDVGYAIQNFCEAHGYGVVRELVGHGLGKKMHEDPEMPNYGRRGRGKKFVEGMVVAIEPMINLGTQRIKQHRDGWTITTLDNKPSAHFEHDVAIVDGKAELLSTFAYVHEALGIKTNEEDEFRQTPFVF from the coding sequence ATGATTATAGTAAAAACACGAGAAGAAATAGAATTAATGCGCGAAAGTGCTTTAATCGTATCTAAAACTTTAGGAGAGTTAGCCAAAGCTGTAAAACCAGGTGTAACAACTTTAGAATTAGATAAACTTGCAGAAACATTTATTAGAGACCACGGTGCTTACCCTGGATTTTTAGGCATGTACGATTTCCCGAACTCACTTTGTATGAGTCCGAATAACCAAGTTGTTCACGGTATACCAAATAACGAACCTTTAAAAGAAGGTGATATAATTTCTATAGATTGTGGAGCACTTAAAAACGATTTTTATGGTGATCACGCATATACATTTGCAGTAGGAGAAATTGCTCCTGAAACTCAAAAACTACTTGATGTTACTCGTGAATCTATTTACGTTGGCTTACGCGAATTAAAAGTAGGTAATCGTGTTGGAGACGTAGGTTATGCCATTCAAAATTTTTGTGAAGCACATGGTTACGGAGTTGTTAGAGAACTAGTAGGTCATGGCTTAGGTAAAAAAATGCATGAGGATCCAGAAATGCCTAACTACGGTAGACGCGGTCGTGGAAAAAAATTCGTTGAAGGTATGGTTGTTGCCATAGAACCTATGATTAACTTAGGAACACAGCGTATTAAACAGCATAGAGACGGTTGGACAATTACCACATTAGATAATAAACCAAGTGCGCACTTTGAACACGATGTTGCTATTGTAGACGGTAAAGCAGAATTACTTTCTACCTTCGCTTATGTTCACGAAGCGTTAGGTATAAAAACGAATGAGGAAGATGAGTTTAGACAAACGCCGTTTGTATTTTAA
- a CDS encoding BT0820 family HAD-type phosphatase — translation MILQDKLILAIDFDGTIVEDAYPRVGKPKTFAFETLKRLQKDGHRLILWTYRCGKPLEEAVAFCKENGIEFYAINSSFPEEKYDESKSRKINADIFIDDRNIGGFLGWGEIYQLLSDPDFNPNSVEKKKGFFSSIFKK, via the coding sequence ATGATTTTACAAGATAAACTTATTCTTGCCATAGATTTTGATGGTACTATCGTTGAAGATGCATATCCTAGAGTGGGTAAACCTAAAACTTTTGCATTCGAAACCCTAAAGCGACTTCAAAAGGACGGACATAGACTTATTTTATGGACGTACAGATGTGGTAAACCTTTAGAGGAAGCGGTTGCTTTTTGCAAAGAAAATGGAATTGAATTTTATGCTATAAACAGTAGTTTTCCTGAAGAAAAATATGATGAATCAAAAAGCAGAAAAATTAATGCCGATATTTTTATTGATGATAGAAATATAGGTGGTTTTTTAGGCTGGGGAGAAATCTATCAATTATTATCTGATCCAGATTTTAATCCAAATTCTGTAGAAAAAAAGAAAGGGTTTTTCTCCTCGATTTTTAAAAAATAA
- the gpmI gene encoding 2,3-bisphosphoglycerate-independent phosphoglycerate mutase, giving the protein MNKKVILMILDGWGKSPDPKVSAIDNANTPFIDSLYTKYPSAQLRTDGENVGLPDGQMGNSEVGHMNLGAGRIVYQDLVKINLAVKDKTLGKEKVLADAFQYAKANNKPIHFLGLLSTGGVHSHMSHLLGLLDAANEFGVQQSFIHGFTDGRDVDPKSGLGYVTQLEDYIKDTPAKIGSITGRYYAMDRDKRWERVKLAYDGMVNGIGEHTTDVSAAISKNYENDVTDEFIKPIINSDENGTPVGNIKEGDVVIFFNFRTDRGRELTEVLSQSDNHEQNMHKLDLYYVTLTNYDENFKNINVVFNKDNLKDTLGEVLARNNKKQIRIAETEKYPHVTFFFSGGQEDPFEGESRILKNSPKVATYDLQPEMSAFELKDALVPELKKGEVDFVCLNFANGDMVGHTGVMEAAIKACEAVDACVKEVVTAALENGYTTLLIADHGNCETMINPDGSPNTAHTTNPVPLILIDNELKNIKDGVLGDMAPTILKLIGVEQPEAMTRHSLID; this is encoded by the coding sequence ATGAATAAAAAAGTCATCTTAATGATACTAGACGGTTGGGGGAAATCTCCAGACCCAAAAGTATCGGCTATAGACAATGCCAACACGCCATTCATCGATTCTTTATATACTAAATATCCAAGTGCTCAATTAAGGACAGATGGAGAAAATGTAGGCTTACCAGACGGCCAAATGGGAAACAGTGAAGTTGGACATATGAATTTAGGTGCCGGACGAATTGTTTACCAAGATTTAGTTAAAATTAATTTAGCAGTTAAAGACAAAACTTTAGGTAAAGAAAAAGTGTTAGCAGATGCTTTTCAATACGCTAAAGCCAATAATAAACCTATTCACTTTTTAGGTTTATTAAGTACAGGAGGTGTGCATTCTCACATGTCACATTTATTAGGTTTATTAGATGCTGCAAACGAATTTGGCGTTCAACAATCCTTTATTCACGGGTTTACAGATGGTCGTGATGTCGACCCTAAATCTGGATTAGGTTACGTCACCCAACTAGAAGATTATATTAAAGATACTCCAGCAAAAATAGGTTCTATTACAGGACGTTATTACGCTATGGATAGAGATAAACGTTGGGAGCGCGTAAAATTAGCTTACGACGGAATGGTTAATGGTATAGGTGAACACACCACAGATGTATCTGCTGCGATTTCTAAAAATTATGAAAATGATGTTACAGACGAATTTATAAAACCAATTATAAATTCTGATGAAAATGGAACCCCTGTTGGAAACATAAAAGAAGGTGATGTTGTAATTTTCTTCAATTTCAGAACCGATAGAGGACGTGAACTTACAGAAGTATTATCGCAGTCTGATAATCACGAACAAAACATGCACAAGTTAGATTTGTACTATGTAACATTAACGAACTACGATGAAAACTTTAAGAACATTAATGTTGTTTTCAACAAAGACAATTTAAAAGACACTTTAGGTGAAGTTTTAGCTAGAAATAATAAAAAACAAATTCGTATTGCTGAAACGGAAAAATATCCACACGTAACATTTTTCTTTTCTGGTGGACAAGAAGATCCTTTTGAAGGAGAATCTCGTATTCTAAAAAACTCACCAAAAGTTGCCACTTACGATTTACAACCAGAAATGAGTGCATTCGAATTAAAAGATGCTTTAGTACCAGAATTAAAGAAAGGTGAAGTAGATTTTGTTTGTTTAAACTTCGCAAATGGCGATATGGTTGGACATACAGGTGTTATGGAAGCAGCAATTAAGGCATGTGAAGCAGTAGATGCTTGCGTTAAAGAAGTTGTAACAGCAGCATTAGAAAACGGTTACACGACTTTATTAATTGCTGATCATGGTAACTGTGAGACGATGATAAATCCAGATGGTTCTCCAAATACAGCACATACAACAAATCCTGTCCCTCTAATTCTAATAGATAACGAATTAAAAAACATTAAGGATGGTGTTTTAGGTGATATGGCGCCAACTATTTTAAAATTAATTGGCGTAGAACAACCAGAAGCCATGACAAGGCATTCACTAATTGATTAA
- a CDS encoding ankyrin repeat domain-containing protein, which yields MKTLFFIVAITFVSASTPVQSGNYSSHADYMYSNLNNTEPLVNLLCTLIAKGDTETVKKLIEFGEDVNEKSNGLTPAMYASKYNRTEILKYLILRGAKLTVKCDKGYTALEYSIATNAKEAQMILEANLKK from the coding sequence ATGAAAACTTTATTTTTTATTGTCGCTATTACTTTTGTTTCAGCATCTACACCTGTTCAGAGTGGTAATTATTCTTCTCATGCAGATTACATGTATTCTAACCTAAACAATACAGAACCTTTAGTTAATTTGCTATGTACTTTAATTGCTAAGGGCGATACGGAAACTGTTAAAAAATTAATCGAATTTGGAGAAGATGTTAACGAGAAATCTAACGGTCTTACTCCAGCTATGTATGCATCTAAATATAATAGAACAGAAATTCTTAAATATTTAATTCTTAGAGGAGCCAAATTAACAGTAAAGTGTGATAAAGGATATACTGCACTTGAGTACTCAATAGCTACAAATGCAAAAGAAGCTCAAATGATATTAGAGGCAAATTTAAAGAAATAG
- a CDS encoding ankyrin repeat domain-containing protein: MKKLLFIIAIVFGATSTQVQASNFISNTNSNILTVEVNKPTVNLLCTSIAKGDLDIVKKLIANGESVNKKSNGQTPAMYAARYNRTEILELLIAEGANLRVKDNKGYSALDYAKATNAVGAQKLIEAALVK, from the coding sequence ATGAAAAAGCTATTATTTATTATCGCAATCGTATTTGGAGCTACATCAACTCAAGTTCAAGCTTCTAATTTTATTAGTAATACAAATTCAAATATTTTAACTGTAGAAGTAAATAAACCAACGGTTAATTTATTATGCACATCTATAGCTAAAGGAGATTTAGATATAGTTAAAAAATTAATTGCCAATGGTGAGAGTGTAAACAAAAAATCTAACGGACAAACGCCTGCAATGTATGCAGCAAGATATAATAGAACTGAAATTCTTGAATTATTAATTGCTGAAGGGGCAAACCTTAGAGTAAAAGATAATAAAGGGTATAGCGCATTAGATTATGCAAAAGCTACTAACGCTGTAGGTGCTCAAAAATTAATTGAAGCTGCTTTAGTAAAATAA